TTAGATTGATAGATATCTCAGATTCACTGTAATTCTTAAACActatttgataaattaatataatgctttggaaaaaaaatataaccaaAAGCAAAAGTAAATTTACTTTTGGAGCAACATATAATGTTAACATTTTAATCAGAAAGTATAATAttccttttgtatttttgcTGAATTTTggaattttgtataataaaaaaaaaagaatttttgaatacaacaaattctttcctttctagaTTTCCAAGTCCTACTTTATcgtgataaatttaaaaatctaaCCTTAAACCTGACTATGTgggttataaaaaaaaaatgtaaaattgatttattaaacaaatgtaTTTTCATTGTTGAGGACTCATACCGTAGACACAATATTGATAATTTGTgtgttattatttctaaattggTTGACAATTTAAATGCTAACTTTACTACTTATACACAtttgttacatatattatggtataattattaatagtcGTTTCTTCAAAAGTGACGTTACTCTTATCAAGTAATATTCCATTATAGTTTATAagttttcatataatattgcattaaACTAATTACTTATCTTACATAACATTAATGGAGGATGGTATTATGCATTTACTTGCCTTTgatacttatttttataaaaactggTTTTATTTAGAGTATAGAGATACTCCTTAAATAGTTTATTTAACGTGTCCAATTTAGTACACGAAGTAACGTGttaatatacttaataaaaacattatgttatatatataaaaaagaaatattacactTATTACCTATACATCTTCTcagtaaaaataattgtatgtaGTGTTTGCATTGCATAAATAAAGTGATCATAGAAATAGTaaaatagtattttatatcgaaaaataataataataataaaaaaaaaaaaagaaagaaattattctcttattattaaatcgatttaccAAACGCAAGTATGAATTTTACTCTGTAAATATGCTAAACCAGCTAGCATAATTGACAAAACAATATTTAGAATTATtgctaatttataaaattctatgcATCATGAGTTTCATCATTTTTGCagtaaacaatattatatcattaaagaattatatgtttaaaatcagagttatttttaattatagaaattataattgtttaaaaaaatctttaaaaaaaaatatttttataaaaaacaaatatacttttttaaagatataacaataagaaatattaagatataacTTTTGTAAATCATCAATCTTATGAGTAAGCTGTTATAGTTGTAATAGAActataattacaaaaagaatatattcataaatgcAAAATGTTTgcattacattttttcataaaatatgattacgtattttatttaactaaAACTTCTCAAATTGTAGTgaacatatttttcatgaGTATATATGCCTATTTTGTTATTtcctattttaaatattaatatttggattatatttattgGCTAATATTGGTCCTTGCTACTATAGCAactttatattgatttttacaGCAGTTGATCTTTCATAGCATATATTCATGAATAGAACATTAATTGTAATTACATTTCAATCAATTTGATGAGTATAATAAAGACCAAAATTGGCCAAAAAATACTATTCCATTAGCTAAAACACTTTTTTGGTCTTTTAAAATGCATTCTATATGTTTTGAATTATTATGTTTAATATAGGTGTAagttatatcaatattttgaaataactaatttttcaatggatgcaatttataataaagaaaagtaaataaacaataaattttatttatcatagaaattaattaaataaaaagtgataaaaaagataaataatataatttttttttaaatatgttgaACAATAAATGTaagtatttcaattatataaatattatagatcaaatgaaaaatgtttataataaaacaacatGTTACACAGTTATTTtcaagtaacaaaaaaataaaatccactgaaaaaattttctttttttttttttataaatatgatattctttatatatatggtCCTGTTATATTTAGTGCAAGTGTATATAATTCTGCtctttttacaaaatgtaTACTGGTTTTCTTACCAAAATTTCTATACTTGCCTTTTGGATGTTCTATAATAATGTGCTCATTTGCAATTCtgatttaaaatttgtttcaatttgttttaaatagataattagaatttttgatattctgagaaaaatttctcatatatgttaataatacaTGCTTAAATTTTATCATACTTAGATAATACCATATGTATTGTATCTAAGCTGATCTAAGTATTTCTAATCAATATGCCTTGCTTATATAGCAAATTTCGTACTTACAAATATAGCATTAGACATACACTATCATATAGTAATTCTTTGATATTACTaatgtatctatattatacacctatttatattatatatgattttgAAGTAATAGTATTTTATCCAAATTGCTTTTTAATATGTCATTTtcaattacataaattatatgtatatacattgtgttgatttatataaaaacaatattgctaataattgcaaaattattatttctctttcacaatAAAAATGCTGATGGTtgcatttaatatttataatttagttCCAACAAAAGtttgcatttttataaaatttgcacattaaatgtttcattaataGAGATCAAAAGATCATATACATGATAGATCTgcgaattatatttaaaagaattatatatgatattaccAAAATATCTCTAATTAGTAACTTTGTGCAGTCAATATGTTTCAAaagattatagaaattataaacgtatataataaCTCTTTAATAGCCGAAAGCGCAATACAGAATGcttataatttttcgataattcttagaatatattgaaataaacatcATTTTTAAACTGcactatatacatgtacacatacatatataattacctATTATGCATATCACATAACTTTTTCCgcatatttaaagaaattgaaCACGCTGGTTCGATATTATAAAGTCTCACAATTCTGCAGTATTATTTGTTTCAATGCTCTACaaaacatgaaaaaatttttatgtgaTTCTGGAATGTAGTACACAATgtatataagattttatttcaagaaatcttgaatatgttaattaacattatcaaatatatattatatatatatatatacttgacCTTCCTTCTTTTGCATATATCCTTGTTTGCTAGTTTACATCCTTTTACAAGATGTATCTTGGAATTTATTTAAGATagtttagaatatattttgttttagctCCCATGGCAGCATTTactgtgaaatatatattaaaattctcttggtagttttcttaattatataattgaaaagattTGCAAAtcgtttgtaatataaaatctgtgaatatatatatgttaaattttgagaattgaataatataaataaattggcAGTTAAAAGTAGTTGTAAATTATAGTACAATGTCTGCtgaattaacaataaaaattatttttaattcataattgTTCAATATTACACATACTAATGCTTGTTATGAATATTTAGCaaaactattataaaattaattatatttcgtactataatattatttattaaattgattaaccaatagattttaattatttcacatAATAACAACAGGAAATTAAAACTCTATATTGcatgtgtgggtgtgtgtatatagtttgatattttgtttatgtattagcaattgaaaaagataatgtaccttaatttatcataaatatgaTAGGAGacagttatttatatatatatatattactagatACATGAAGACCATTTTCAATTGATTGTACAAAAAAGTTTACTttgcaatattattattcacatTAGTAAAAAGATATTGCCTACTTATACttgtacaaaatatattacatgcaaattatatattttatgaaatagcAGCattagtataattaataatattatgatagCATAGTACAATGAATATACCACACTTAAGTATTgctgataaaatttatattctgaAACATAGTAAATTTAtgttttgaattaaaaataatatattctgtaCAAATAAGATGTAAAAGCGATCGTATTTGAATTGATCGATAGACTCATCTACATTAGTTTCTTGTCTCACTTGAATCTAAAAGGAACGTGTTGACATATGTAATAGTAAGTGCTGATGACACTGTAAGTTGCTCCCATTAGGCAACAAtagtaacaacaataacaactaGTTACACATTAGAAAGTCTGGGAAGCAACGTGGAGAAGTATAAGGAATTCCAGGATTTTAACCACGCTGCAAGTGGCCACGGTCACACACTATCTGGACTACTTGTTTCATCACCGCATACTTGTTCAGCATCACTGTCACTAGGTGGGCTAGGTTGCTCAAGTTGATATTGATTATATTCATGAATATGATCCTGGTGATGTTGCAGAAGAGCATGATGATGGTAGCAGGGATGATGTTCTTCTATACGTTGATGTAGATTATCAATGTGAACTTCTTGAACAGGTCTTTTAACTTTGTGACATAACAGGCATACAAACAGAACAACTAAAATAGAAGCTGCAACAGATACTGCTGGGATGACATAGGTATCTGCTGATATCGTAGCAACACCtgtaaatttatgaataaaatctGTTTGATTGTGTattgttacatatataatccaatacttttttaaatctcacatgaaatatctatgtacattttatcaatatgtacaaactttgtttcttttatattattgaagcacctaaacaataaaattattgatcgcAATACATCTAACAAATAGAATTCATTACAATTTCTATAGTGCTAAAGTTTTTAGAAGGATCTTGGTGTcaatatagataattataaatttttatttgcaaacTCTCAAGGTTATTGATGGAAACTACAAGAGAAAGGTCGACAATACAATTCAGGAAATATTTTGCAAGACTcacaaaaagaatataaaaacacaTGCATTTATATGATTAAGAGGgacataataaataacatcCTGCATGCTTTTTGATTTCAGTGTTACcacatataattttaatatttaaagaaattatgtaCTGTAAAAACTGCCGATGTTATGTTGTTACAGTGAtcaagaattattatatttttctagaaGAAGTAAATGACACCATATATTATTTCCTGTAAAACaggtttaaaaaattaaatatgggTAGtacaattaacaaaaaaataaaaatatgttttagtattctaatacatatttcatatttgtTGATTCCAATAATCAATGCTAGCAGTTGTTAATGTTTTCTATTGTTAAGTGTTAATGTTATTAATGCTACGTAATGATTACAAAACTTGTCTATTATAAAACAATGACTCAGGAATTGCTGTAAGAAAAGCTGTCTTTATTGGAAACACATCAATCACTTCAAGAATTTCATGTGGTATGATGTGCAATACTGTGAGAGAACTCACGTGATAAGGGAGATAACATGCCGGATCGTCGGAAGCTTCATGAGGGGCTCAGATGGCCACGAACACAAAgcacagagagagaagaagcatGGCAGAGACTCCAGCCAGTGCTGGTGACAATGGGGCTGATGCTGCACCTGCGACACCACACAAGCATTCATCCGCTCAATCCTACCACTCTCTCACCTGTACACACGTGTACAACTACTTACCCAGAAGTTAAAATTTAGTATGTATAGGCATCGcgtatcatctttttttatgagtGACTTTTGTGTTATCGACGCTTTGGAATCGATTATTATGTATTCTATATATtgttaagaattaatttttttataatttattcaataactatatatgtactgcatatatacatataatttattaaacactcgtttcttttttatttaaacaaatatgaTAATACATGCTTCGTGCAGTATCTACAAATTTTATGTGGTATACGTATATTTGCTTGGGATTTTATTAGGTATGTGATAGTAGTGAACAGTATAAagatttagaaagagagagattataaggaaaattattaaatttaaatataataaaaaataaaaaataaatcaaggaCAATTGTATAACatctaatatataacaaattttcctggaaacattaatatttttactgtgtccagaaaaatgaataagattataatatagaattacAGTTATAcctttaataaatacattcatTTCATTAATACTGAACGAGTCATGTATCTCGTTATAgaacgttaataaaatatttaaaaattccataatacaaaaagaaaatatatatatagagagagagagagagagaaagacacttCCATGTACAAATGTAGTCATTAACAGATTTCACATCAAATTATTTGTTCATTCTTTAATTACTCTTTtatgatacatttgtgaaccATTTATACATGGTATTAAATGTATAACAAGAATgcatataaatttcaatgtgAATATCAGTAATAACCACAATTGTATTACGCTACTGTATATGAATAATTCACGCGAatatagaaatcgtataagcAAAAGACAACATCAAAATACATTAAAAgaagattttgaaaatatctattattttcaaaacttACAGTTCTCTTCGTCCGATGTATCGTTCGGCCCacaatttttgattttattacatCTCAACGTTTTTGAAATACAATACTTATTTTTGCTGCAAAGAAATTGATTTGGACAATCACcgtttatatttatctctgtCCATATTGCTCTAAAACCAAGCTGTCCAACCGCTTTATCTGCTGATATGAAACTGTAAAtattatgtacaatatatattcagTATCATTAtaacatgaaaaaagaatataagaaataaatgtttaccTAAGACgcatattattatcttctgaTACAAAGCTCCAAttggtattattatttttagcaCCACAAAGCTCAATTGGCGCGGACGAACTAGAATACCACATACGTAGTACTGCTGCAGGGCAACCTCGTGCTAAAGaaacatttagaaaaaaaaaaaaagagaaaacaatataatatatatatacgtaataagacaatacaatatatacgtattcattaCTTACCAGTTTGATCACCTTCTACAGAAAACTTATcaaaattcaataatatttgttgATTCGGTCGTACTTTTATGAACCAATTACATGTTTTACTAGCAAACTTTTTCGACGGGCCACCATATTTCTTTGGATAATTAGGACTAGTTATTATTCCATAATTCAAACTGCTAATATTTGATCCACAATCTGTAATAATATCATGATATTAAATGAagtaatcaataaatattatattctttagtTTCTTACCTCCAAAAATTGGTTTTGCTACCTCGAAAGTGTAACGCGCTTTAAATCCGCTATAAACTTTTTCGGAATCTGAAtgtaaaattacttttaaacCGAGAGCACCAAGAGTTGATTCTACTGGTCCTGGAGCAGTCATACCACAGTACCTGcctattaatttttctgtattatCGCGATACATAGTATAAATTTCTAACCAGTCGTTTTTACATAAAGTTAATCTgtaaaaagatagaattaaaaacttattaaaatctatattacagtatttcaatttcaatctttttaacATAGtttagaaaatcattttttatctcacCCATAGTGACCGATCGTTAGATTCACATTACTGGTTCTAATTTTAAAATGATCAAATATCAATGTCACTTGTTCATTCGGcgtcgaataaaagaaataagtacaATTTGTATCACTTGGATAATTACTAGGATATCGTGGGGAATTAAAATCTCCCTTTTTTCGAGAGGAACTTCTGTATCTAAATATACAGGTACCATCTGGTTCTGCTGTTCCAGGTATTTTATATTCTGTCTCAAAAGTAtacctataatatataaaaacatatattacaaatatatgtaataaatatttctttttaacatattttgatatttaccGTGCTTTAAAACCTTTTCCTTGGTATTCTCCACTGCTAAATACCATAACAAGTCTTGGGCCATCGCTAACTACATGTTCTGGATTATTTTTCACACCACATAATTCataatcaaatttatcatAAGAATCAGTTGTTTCTTGACCTTTCAAATATAGTTTTAAGTAACCATCAGTACATGCAGGACTATAAACAATAAGCAAGAAAATATGATTTCAGTTATATAtggttgtatatatatttatataattatacttactcttctttaaattcatttcttggaatttcaaatattacaaattccaAGCGAACGCGTTCAAGATGTTGTATATCTTGCATtccataaataaaataacggcATACAACTTTTGGCATATAAGGAAATGGGAAATTAGGACTAACCACAAATCCAGAAGActtctttttacttaaaatCTTCTGATCACATTCCGAGCCTCGTATATGTTCACCATTATAACTGGTTATAAAGTCTAAACATAAAAggtaatacaaattttaaatctaatttttaCTTGTatctttaagaaaatatatatataaatatttacctaatttaacaaaactttctgaaaattcaaaaattccTTTAAAACCACGATTTTGCGTATTCGCTGTACGCTGAAGAGtaacaaataatacaaatagatTGGATTCTGATGAATATAATACCAAATTGCGTTGTTGCCCACAATATGTTCCAATAGTAGTAGATGTATTGTCGAGTCCATCATATACTTTTACATAATCCAAAGGGCaactataatataacattgtcTCATTTCATTATTcctatgttataaaaaaatattataaaatcaaaatacataCTGCGGCCCGCCAAAGAATAAGTCAAAATCTCGAAACTCCAAGCGTATTCTTTGACTTGGTTTTCCAATGAATTGATAACTACATGAAAGATCTTTTGGATACGTTCCTGGATAAGTCGGAGATAATAAGTTTCCAATACGTTTAACATCTGAATTTATTGTGAAAGAACATGGTGCACTTGGTATTGGTGTTCCAATTTCAAATACGGCTGtgtaaatataacattaatttatttataatcatatattcaATAAGAAAGCCTTTCAATTGTTTTCATATAacttatcttttaaataacttACATGCAttgataaaagtatatatccCACTGAATAGGGTAGGtaacgttatatttttatcagtaTAGAAACTGAGAGCAATGCcttgataaagagaaatacgTTTTCGAGGTGGAATTGGGCCACAGAAACGACCTCCAAATGGTGTTTCTATTAACTTGGTAGTGTTATCTGAACGAATTTCCGAATATATATCCATGTATTCATGGCTacaactgaaaaaaaaagaaaaaaatattaaaattttttataaagaaattgataGAAGATCAACGCAAagattaaaatgattataaaattccttttaattattggaggaaatttaatattttaataaacactCGTTAAAAATAGAACTCACGCAGGTAATTCTCCAACAGCAGATCCACTGTAGAGAACAGACATATATTTGAGACAGTGATTTAGAAAGCAATATATTATACCCAATAATCATTTGTTATATTACTTACGCTGGTGGCCTGCCTCGAAGGCCAAATGTAGTAAAAATAAGTTCCACGCGTTGACGTGGTCCTGCTAAAAACATGTAAATGCACTGCCAAGATGATCCTTCTAGATTTATTAGTGTAGGTGCATAGAAAGTTCCATTTTGCGGCCCATCAGGAGTGCTTATAAATTTTTGATCGCACtctaaaaacaaatattatacaatgtaATCCATAAATTGTAATCcataaatcataattataacaaatgtGTTTATAAAAGCtcatctataaaatatacttgtGATTGAATGCAGTATAAATGTTATTACCAAAAGTATAATGTTATAACCAAAATAAATGACATACTTAATATTTTGGCAGTGGTGAGACGTCCCGGTGGTGGTGGCAGTGATGAAATGTGGTCTTGCTTTGGCAGTGGAGCCTTAATTACCTCACGGGCTGAATTCAGGAATGATGATGAATCAAAGAACCGCAACAATATCCACCGCCACCGGGAACACACCATaccatattaatttatattatacataataattacagaattaaaaaagattataatttctttaaaaattatagtagtaattgaaaacaaaatatatattgagtATTTGTAAAACAGAATTTTAtccttaattaaaatattacccTTATCTAATcttctatatttaataacaataacaataacaataataataataataataataataataataataataataataataataataataataacaataacacaacaacaataataataacaataacacaacaacaataatagtaacacTAACCTGTAGTATTGTTTGGGAAGAGTAACAATAAGAGCAAGACAAAGGCAGGAGAAGCATAACTATTCCCAGAGATATGCCAAAGTATTGAAGCCATATTGCATcctatgataataattacatttcttataagcaataaataatatgtacatatgtatataaaattatattcatatttttatataaatatgataaaacaaTAGTCAATAAAggttaataacaataattaccATATCGTCAGTGTCTATTCCACACATAGGAAGAGCAAGGAAAACTAATCCAAAAGATCATCTGTAAAgcatgattaatattttatgtacacTTTTatgtacattaaaaatattgaataatagaaaaaaaataataaattgcttAGATCAGAGATGTCGAATTAGGTATTCATAGCCATTCTCATCCTTTATCACACTTTACAACTtcacataaaaattttcttctcttctatcaTTTATACTTTCCaagtaaaataatcgaagatCATGACGCTTACATTTGTTTCACAGATAatgaatctttctttttttattatatgtaattttttctttattataacatatacaaACGAGAATATTGTAACGCGCAAAGAAACAGTTTTTCGACAGCCCTGATTTGGACTTAAGgtacatgtacatatttacGAGGCTTGAAGTTTTTATGAAGTATTCGTTTTATGTCACGTACGTGCGTACGGGTCAAGATGCCGCCGAATTTCAAACAAatctatacaatatttatacgatcaaataattcttatattcTCAAGAAAtggtaaatattaataaaaagtagtTAGTATATATTGGAACATTCGCAAGTAATAATACTCAATAAATTCGGTAAGCAATTTcagtaatataattaaataatatgaatactcgaaaaattaaaaaaagtattttacaaAGTGATCAAAGCTtttcattgattattatttaacaaagacaaaaaagaaataaaaagaaaaagaaaaaataaggtcATGTTTTTGTATCGTTACTGACCTACATACGAACAATCATTAAAAGTatcatatttgaattaaacTGATCCAACGATCAGCATAACGAATTTGCCACGCCCTTGAACAAAGCacattctttttcatatccTGAAGGGTGGAACGATCGAACGTCATTTTCcctctattcttcttttttttccgataAATATGACTGCTTGAAAGAGTAATAAAACGTGAACAAGTtttcagaaagaaagacaaatagaaaaaaagaaacaaaaaacagaaacagaagaaaggaaatagagaaaaaaataataataaatcaaaaccGCGCCCATGCGCTTAACAAACGGTGATAATAAGGTCAATAACAGTAtctcaaattattatttttttttttttctaaagaaataattgaacaACAATTACTAATCTAATTGACCTAgtttattagagaaaaaaaatatatatatctatacaacCCTACATATTTAAGACATTACCAATATCCCATGCATGTAGGTTACAAAAGTGTATGTGTACCATGGTCCCACCCGTTACAGTCCGGGTCACCACCCCTCTGCGGCATATAAACCCGACCGTGCATATCGAATGAGTCAAGATCCAAAGGATGAAAAGGATGTCCTTtcgagaaaattcttttaataaaagatatcatTACTATACGTTAAAGTCAAAGATTCATTTCTCTATCGGTAGCACGCATGCACATACGGGGTAAGCACGCACGACGCACGCACCTCTCGTTcaacatactatatataatatatctgtgTACAACAAATTAAAACGTTTAACTTCTTCAAGACTCGTTttatacttgaaaaaaataaatatgcaaTTACGCCAGAAACGAGGACATTCATGAacacccttcttcttctttttaatcttattaatatcCTGTTTTAACGAACTagttaattaacattttgaATAGAcgtatttttgttaaaattcgATCACCGTTTTGACGTAGAatgcatataaatttatttttataaaggaaatgataaattaaatttttatcagcATTTGATCGGCCGAATTtgatctattatatataagttttcttttttcttttcttttctttttttttcattttaccgTGCACTgtgtctgtttcttttcttcttcttgattaTTAACGGTGTAGAAAATAAGGGCGTCAAGGTAATGGAAGCAACGCGGAACCATCACTGGCAAATACACGCGAAGAAGCACCCGCAGAGGTGCAAGTATCGTCTAAGT
The sequence above is a segment of the Vespula vulgaris chromosome 12, iyVesVulg1.1, whole genome shotgun sequence genome. Coding sequences within it:
- the LOC127068080 gene encoding tolloid-like protein 1 isoform X1, whose translation is MASILWHISGNSYASPAFVLLLLLLFPNNTTAREVIKAPLPKQDHISSLPPPPGRLTTAKILKCDQKFISTPDGPQNGTFYAPTLINLEGSSWQCIYMFLAGPRQRVELIFTTFGLRGRPPAGSAVGELPACSHEYMDIYSEIRSDNTTKLIETPFGGRFCGPIPPRKRISLYQGIALSFYTDKNITLPTLFSGIYTFINASVFEIGTPIPSAPCSFTINSDVKRIGNLLSPTYPGTYPKDLSCSYQFIGKPSQRIRLEFRDFDLFFGGPHCPLDYVKVYDGLDNTSTTIGTYCGQQRNLVLYSSESNLFVLFVTLQRTANTQNRGFKGIFEFSESFVKLDFITSYNGEHIRGSECDQKILSKKKSSGFVVSPNFPFPYMPKVVCRYFIYGMQDIQHLERVRLEFVIFEIPRNEFKEDPACTDGYLKLYLKGQETTDSYDKFDYELCGVKNNPEHVVSDGPRLVMVFSSGEYQGKGFKARYTFETEYKIPGTAEPDGTCIFRYRSSSRKKGDFNSPRYPSNYPSDTNCTYFFYSTPNEQVTLIFDHFKIRTSNVNLTIGHYGLTLCKNDWLEIYTMYRDNTEKLIGRYCGMTAPGPVESTLGALGLKVILHSDSEKVYSGFKARYTFEVAKPIFGDCGSNISSLNYGIITSPNYPKKYGGPSKKFASKTCNWFIKVRPNQQILLNFDKFSVEGDQTARGCPAAVLRMWYSSSSAPIELCGAKNNNTNWSFVSEDNNMRLSFISADKAVGQLGFRAIWTEININGDCPNQFLCSKNKYCISKTLRCNKIKNCGPNDTSDEENCVATISADTYVIPAVSVAASILVVLFVCLLCHKVKRPVQEVHIDNLHQRIEEHHPCYHHHALLQHHQDHIHEYNQYQLEQPSPPSDSDAEQVCGDETSSPDSV
- the LOC127068080 gene encoding tolloid-like protein 1 isoform X2, coding for MASILWHISGNSYASPAFVLLLLLLFPNNTTECDQKFISTPDGPQNGTFYAPTLINLEGSSWQCIYMFLAGPRQRVELIFTTFGLRGRPPAGSAVGELPACSHEYMDIYSEIRSDNTTKLIETPFGGRFCGPIPPRKRISLYQGIALSFYTDKNITLPTLFSGIYTFINASVFEIGTPIPSAPCSFTINSDVKRIGNLLSPTYPGTYPKDLSCSYQFIGKPSQRIRLEFRDFDLFFGGPHCPLDYVKVYDGLDNTSTTIGTYCGQQRNLVLYSSESNLFVLFVTLQRTANTQNRGFKGIFEFSESFVKLDFITSYNGEHIRGSECDQKILSKKKSSGFVVSPNFPFPYMPKVVCRYFIYGMQDIQHLERVRLEFVIFEIPRNEFKEDPACTDGYLKLYLKGQETTDSYDKFDYELCGVKNNPEHVVSDGPRLVMVFSSGEYQGKGFKARYTFETEYKIPGTAEPDGTCIFRYRSSSRKKGDFNSPRYPSNYPSDTNCTYFFYSTPNEQVTLIFDHFKIRTSNVNLTIGHYGLTLCKNDWLEIYTMYRDNTEKLIGRYCGMTAPGPVESTLGALGLKVILHSDSEKVYSGFKARYTFEVAKPIFGDCGSNISSLNYGIITSPNYPKKYGGPSKKFASKTCNWFIKVRPNQQILLNFDKFSVEGDQTARGCPAAVLRMWYSSSSAPIELCGAKNNNTNWSFVSEDNNMRLSFISADKAVGQLGFRAIWTEININGDCPNQFLCSKNKYCISKTLRCNKIKNCGPNDTSDEENCVATISADTYVIPAVSVAASILVVLFVCLLCHKVKRPVQEVHIDNLHQRIEEHHPCYHHHALLQHHQDHIHEYNQYQLEQPSPPSDSDAEQVCGDETSSPDSV
- the LOC127068080 gene encoding tolloid-like protein 1 isoform X3 encodes the protein MASILWHISGNSYASPAFVLLLLLLFPNNTTAREVIKAPLPKQDHISSLPPPPGRLTTAKILKCDQKFISTPDGPQNGTFYAPTLINLEGSSWQCIYMFLAGPRQRVELIFTTFGLRGRPPAGSAVGELPACSHEYMDIYSEIRSDNTTKLIETPFGGRFCGPIPPRKRISLYQGIALSFYTDKNITLPTLFSGIYTFINASVFEIGTPIPSAPCSFTINSDVKRIGNLLSPTYPGTYPKDLSCSYQFIGKPSQRIRLEFRDFDLFFGGPHCPLDYVKVYDGLDNTSTTIGTYCGQQRNLVLYSSESNLFVLFVTLQRTANTQNRGFKGIFEFSESFVKLDFITSYNGEHIRGSECDQKILSKKKSSGFVVSPNFPFPYMPKVVCRYFIYGMQDIQHLERVRLEFVIFEIPRNEFKEDPACTDGYLKLYLKGQETTDSYDKFDYELCGVKNNPEHVVSDGPRLVMVFSSGEYQGKGFKARYTFETEYKIPGTAEPDGTCIFRYRSSSRKKGDFNSPRYPSNYPSDTNCTYFFYSTPNEQVTLIFDHFKIRTSNVNLTIGHYGLTLCKNDWLEIYTMYRDNTEKLIGRYCGMTAPGPVESTLGALGLKVILHSDSEKVYSGFKARYTFEVAKPIFGDCGSNISSLNYGIITSPNYPKKYGGPSKKFASKTCNWFIKVRPNQQILLNFDKFSVEGDQTARGCPAAVLRMWYSSSSAPIELCGAKNNNTNWSFVSEDNNMRLSFISADKAVGQLGFRAIWTEININGDCPNQFLCSKNKYCISKTLRCNKIKNCGPNDTSDEENCAASAPLSPALAGVSAMLLLSLCFVFVAI